AGTGAAAGAGTTACGATAGAGTGACAGAGTGAAAGAGTGAAAGTGTTATGACAGCGTGAAAGAGTTACAATAGAAACTTGGATAACATGTCACGAAGGTTAATTCAGTTCAATTGTTGCCTTTCAGGTTGAAATGCATGGTCTACCTAGTGCCATAGTCAACTATGTGATTAAGAGACAACCTCTGGCCATCGCGTATCTCAGGGGTGTGTCAACAGCCAAATAACTCATTACGATGTCTCCTTGATGGTGCGGTGACCTTGACCATTCTTGTTGCTATGGACGTTGTTTTAAATCTCCATGGTGATGCAGTTGAACATAGGTTGCTATTGAGACAAGCATCATGAGACTGAACATCAAATATGACTTTATCACCTAAAAACTGTGTTCTATTGGTGCTCCTCTCAGGAGAGACCAAGTGTAATAGAAGTGAAAGACACGTACAGAGTAAGACTGATACATGAGTCATGTGCTTCATGTTTTAAAACACATGCTTTTCCGCAAAAACCAATTCAGTAATAACCATCACAGGATCCTCGGGATCTTTGAAGAAACGGCTCCAAAGTGAAACGATTGTTCATTCATATCCGTTGACCTCAATTTGACAAAACATGACATTAAACTCAACGTTGACTTTTGATTGCTGAACGTAACGTACTCTTGCCTGGCAGAGAGTGACAGTTtctatttgtaaaaaaaagctGCAAAATAGTTTACAAATAGACTCTGCAAAGTATTAGAAGATCAAATATATGTAAATACGTAGAAAAATGACATTTGATGCATGCACTATCTTATGAAATGTTGATGTGTATAGAGCAGCCTCTCTGGGAAGTTATTTGCCTTGGTCCGATTCAGGTTAGATTTGTCTGAGCATTCACATGCAATTCCGTTATTTATGCATATGTAGCTCGGTCAAGGTTAAATTGAACCTGACTATTCTGAAATTGTACACACCTCATTTGGATAAGTATGTAAATAACGCCTGGACACATTCGTCCATTTATAAACTTAGATGATAAGCCGTCAGTTTTCTCGAAAAACTTGAGTTTTATTCTCAGGTTGTTCAACAAGTTCACCATTTTGATATGTTTAGTCTGCAATCGACAACACCTATGCACAATAATTGACTGTGCCATGTTATGGTACTTGATGAAACTTTAGTAAACACGCGATACACTTGGTGGAGTATTAGATGTAACGTCCAATAGGTATTACAGCTTATAGGGTTTAGTTTTGTACAGCAATGTTTGGCCTAAACAAGGAGACGGTGACGTTTAGAAAACGTGGTGTACTACTCCTGACAGTTTTTTAGCTTTTCTTCTCTGAGGAGGAAAAGACTGAATAAGTATTATTGATTCCCCAGGAATTTCGTAAAGAACTTGTAATTAATTTCTATTAACCATTAGATTTTAGTTATGTATGTTTtaggttaataatttattttggTAGTTTTGCTCCCTGGTCTGTGTAgatacaccatcgccatcttatTGCTGCAGATGTGCCACTGGTGTGTTTGCACAGATGACGTGTTATCTGTATTCACAGTATTGTACACATCTACTTCAAAAAATCATGTATGTAAATGAGACTAGTTTTATTTATTCAACCCCTCAGCGGCTGTGTGTGCCTTATCAACAAACACATAGAGATCTTTAGATTTCTCATAGAGACATGACAATTAGGGTTAACTTTGAATGCTGTAATTTTGTATCATGTTACATCTTAATGAAATTGACCAAGAATTGAGGGTATTTTAGTCTGAAATCAACAGGATTTGGCTCATTAATGCGtgagaaaaaattcaaagttATACACTTAAGACTCAATAGGATGTGTTCCACTATTGCCCTGGCATCGTTTTTGAGCTTTTTCCGCAGTAATTATGCATCACAGTTTCAGTGATTTTCTTGAGTATCCCCTCAATTCTTGGAGGAACAACCTTTCCACCTACAATATGTGGACTGGACTCCTCGAGACAATGACTGAGTCAACGCAGAAAAATGTGGATGAACTACCCCCACTTGATCCTGAATTGACTTCTGATACATTGTCTGGAAGAGTCAGGGAAATGAGGGTGAAAATGAAGCCATTTATTAACCACTTATGAAATCCAGCACTGTGCACTGACGGTCTTGTTATATACTTTATACCGGAAAATTTGGTGGTTAACAGTCGAGTTTTATATTATCGAAGCTATAATGATGTGAAGCAAAGGTGCAGATTTGTAAATATGTAGGAAGGAACTAAACATGTTGAACATTGTCCTATTTTTGTAAGAAAAGACGTTTGTGTAATTAGTATTTTAGAATGGTCAACACGACTGTGATAGAATTGAGAAAGTATTCTTGGTGGATACATTAACTTTATCACACTTCCCACCAACCTTTTGTACTATTGTATAAATGTATATTAAATTATCAGCATGTATCATAGATAACAAGTTTCATTGCTTCAATTCTTTTCAGTTGTGAAGTCGGCAAGAGTGTTATCAGTCGGCAATGGATAGATGTTTCAATAGCATGGAAACCCACATCGTATTGCGTTTAAGCTGCGAGTCCTACAGGAAACTAGCTTTTGATGAGAAGTTTTAGGCTCTCAACCATGCCGaattatcggcggtgaatattagtcctaaagtctcttcctttcaccgccgataaccaGCGTCaggtaatctgtcggacgcaccatcataaacaggTGGcaaatcaaattgctcgacacaaagtcaTTGAATGATGGCCTGAAATTGATAATGCCAACCTCAGGAtgaggttacccttcttctatacagcATGCTCCTctcatttgggtcaggtcagcaaccctggaaccgttactcattcaacacctggtcttcaattatgatggctttcagtgcgtgtccaAGGTTTGGTGCGTGTCTCTTgggacaaccacgagtgagtgtaatgttagtgatgtcgcgacatggacgcgtgggaaaggaagggaatgcagggagactaccgataaagtaacagcccttctgatggCCAATCAGGGGGGTTATCAGTGGTGAAGGGTGGATATAAGCACAACGGTGGAGCGGCATGGCTTTCAACTAGATGTGGAAGTGTAGCTGAAATCCAAGCTAAAATGTAGGGGAAAGATTAGGGGCAAAATGACAGCTGCTTGCAAGTGGGGCAACCAGAACAAGGGACAGTCCTTCATACACTGTAAACAATGCCACCAAAGGTGCTTAAGGGATAATCCTCTTTGGGTATTTTGGACAGGGGCAGCCAGTGACATGCCATAGCAGACACTGGGGAACTTCCAATAGCGGAATACACTGGGACCTCAATTAAATGAAGGTTAAATTCAGCATCAACAAAGTGTTCATCAAATATTATTTATTATACAATAGAtacaatgtccaagatcatTTCTTGAGAAAGAATACAGCAAATTGATGACCTAGTTTCTGTTCATTTGCGTTAAGCTTTGATTTAAAAACTCGTGACATTTTGACATATCTCCGATATTCTCACAGATACAACCATATTTTTCATCTACGACAATAACCAAATAAGTATGGTGTCAGAAATCATTAGTTGCCAAAGTCTTTCAACTAAAACAAAGTTGACAGACGCCCCACCCCAGTATTGAAGGACGTTGTATGAACACCATCATCATGGTATAAAAGTCCAGATATTTCACTATAGTCATTCCAAGTCTTCAGGTCTGACGGGATGTTTTAAAGGTATCACCGACTTTTTATCAACGTCTCGAGACAGGGCTTTTCTCATATCTGAAAATATAGATAAAAGTTATCATTTTTCTACATGTTCAAAAACATTGAAGGAACTGAATAGTGCCTGGGTCTGACTAGTCTGAGTAAGTTGCAACAGTGTAAGCGGTGATTACAGATCGGTTATTTCAGGTTCTTCAGATGTTTTCTAATCTACGGCCTCAAGAGTACCCAAAACACTGTAAAGATACATCATATTTCACAATAACATACCAAAGGCATCTTCATCCGTTTCACCACTGTAATATTCTATGACTCTTCGGAACACACTGTAACCTAATCGATGGTACATATCCACGGCAACGTTATTTGACACTCGCACAAACAGATCAACAAAAAAGCACCTTTTTCTGAAATACAAAACATACACAAAATGAAACCACTTTCTCATTAGTGATCCATGCTAATGGTAGTTTGCCTCTACAAGTATGATACTGACTCTGATAGCTGGGTAACAATCAAAATTGTGCCGCTGCAAACTGGTAAACAACCAACATTTAACCCTGCCAGTTGGTTATGATGGTTATCACATCAACTTTTTGCGAATGGTTCTGATCATAGAAAATGAATGTGTTTCATTTTTTAGTTTCTTCTAATCAGCACAACATAGAATATCTAAAGTGAGATTCTTacctatctgatacttcctctaAGATATTCATGAGTTTCCCAGCCAGCCCAAGACGCCTGTATTCAGGAGCGACAGTCAGAGCTGTCACATGTCCATGCCAGTTATCGGGGTGGCCCTCAGACTTACCCATGActgaaaatgttcaatgaaaattcAGAATATTTCCAACCTGCTGCTCTGAAGACAAAAACTGACTTAACAAAGTTGAAGAACTGGGTGATGATCAGTATTTATATAGTGCCTCCCCAACTTTTAGTAATAACACTAGAGAAGCTTTCATCAACTTCTCTCACTTGGCTGTAGTGTTACTAGTGTCGATGCTAGCACTTCAGATAGAACCCAAACCAACACATCTTAGGTCCCCAGCAGGAGAATAGATGTCCAAAAAAGGTTGTTCAAATCTCTTAGTCTTAGGGACACTGGTTCTACTTCAAGCTTGAAGGTTACTTCAGCCAGGATATGGTGGTCTCTTGCTACGTACAATGCAGTTGAATACTTACTGTAACCCATGATCTCACCACCAGGGGCCTCAGCGACTGTGAAATATTCTGGCCAATGGGCGAGATACTGCATGTAGAATGGAAGGCCGTACTTGGAGAAGGTTGAGGAGGAAAGCAAGACAACTTTTACATTGAACCTAATGATTTTGATTGCTCAAATCTGTGAAtagaaaacattttcaaagtattGGTTCCTTCAAATTCAATCATTCGTCTCAACTGTCTTCTTTATTGACAGTAATACCGGTACGCTATACATTCAATCGCAGTTTCATCACCCTGAATCTAGATTCTATTGAATTTTGTGTAAAAGGATACAGTTTCTGTAAGAGGGTCCAAATTGCTGAAGAGAAAAGAAGATGAGATGGTTAATGGTTCCTTCAAACAAATGGCTTATGACAATATCGGTTTTATTAAACATTTGTGCAAAGCTAGAGCCAAATTCAACCAATAGACGATAGTAAACTGGCATGTGCCAAAGCAAGTAAAAAGTTGGGAACATTttttatgagacaccctgtcACTCTGGACTGTTTGTTGATTGAAGTCGGAAGGTGAGCAGAATATTTCTACGAACTTAACACCTTTCCGAGATACCTACATATTGTTAAACTTGAACATGTCATCACAAGTAAATGGTCTAAGAGTTGTCATTTTCTAAGAGCTTCTGCTTTCGTGGATTGTTGTAAAACGGTAAAATTTCATGGTCTTTTCACAACTTTTTTACTTTTGGTGCCGCCACCTGTAGGCCTATGCAGGAATTGAGCTtttttcgctccctgaccttttcgcccccagtcgtttcgctccaaatcgaagtcgtttcgctacctGGCACTGCAGGaatgattcggcctggctgtgaccgtctcatctctctcatcatactGTCAACACGGTcgggcagccaggactgattcggcctggctgtgactgtcccatcattgtagtgtctcctccagggttgtgactgtcttcggagagtgtgTGACTTACAGACATAAAACTCTCCTATGTTAATGATCAAGACCCAGCagcgttgcccccccccccccccgcttgatATGATGCAAACGTACTTAAGTTATGACCCAATTCAGTATTAGTGTCTCCTTGacagaagtcatttctgaaggaaACGCCGGTACGTCCTCCAAGCTGATTTTTCCGTacgacactcatcttctctagtgctgccatctgagctaagaaaatggaactaggcaattactaaaaattaaaactatcgcccgtttttagggcgggggacaatttacagctggaacccctgaaccagctcccgcagatccgtcattcatcaagttaaagcaagtatgaacctggtttaatcatgcggtttATCTTAACTATACTATACCTATCAAGTTATTTATATACCCGTCACTTTCTTGCGGCATTTGTCTTGTCGTTTGAATTGACCAGAACCTGGCGACACTGCCGTCTTTCCCACACGATGTGAGAGCCGATGTGACTGCCATCAAGTCAGGCTCGACCCTGGCTGCGGGCCTGGCTGCTCTTTGTCAGGCCGACACGACGACAGAGAGGAGACTGCCAAAACCAGACCGAACGGTACCTGGCTGCCCAATCGTCTTGTCGATGTAGTCAGAACAACATCGAATTGCGTCTTGCCAACCCAGTGCCAGTACCTGCCGTTTGTACCTCTTCGTTTGGttcgcgaaacctgcctaatgtcttTCCGTGACCACGGCTCAGTACGCATACATATATGCTAGGCCAATCCCACATTTTTGACAATACCAGTTAATTGATCCtttgacagaacaaaagactctcGTGAAACCTAATGTTTAAGTGAACGCTAAGCCTGGTAGCGGGGTAGTGCCCGGATGGTGTGACGCgaaatgtattgtcttcggtcatgatcggtcgcggttgatttgaacgccagtaaGTTGGAGTGTGAACTGCGTAGAAGATCACAGgtacactttctccgatttcaaacataAAATGCCTTCGATATTTCGGTAATCAAGTCAAAactgctgcagcagaaggtagggcGAGGTATCTATGCTTCGTATTGGTCTTGATTGGTTTTAATAGGTTTTAGTAAAAGTCGTGCAGTCGAGCAGAGAATGAACTGCGTAGTAAGAAACTCCAGTCGCAAGCGAGACAAAGGCCTACTACACGGATCATGTGCATCGTtgtatttcatgttcatgctcGCTGGCGATATCAATTGCCATCTCTAATCAATAACCGACCCAAGTCTTGGTCACAGAGACAACAtctacgatgatgttgatggtctcGAAGTGCTGATATAATGTTCCCGGTGTAATTTTTGGTAAGGCgggacttgtttatttttgtgattgatgTGTCTTGCAACCGTTGTACCTtgtatgtcatatcattttagaataatgtatttcaaatctaaacaattattcacttggctccacgatcccgactgcggtgtagcacccgactataactggcatgaatagggaatacgctggttatggatgtcagatcgtggttccctgacttttgcaaacaattccactgggcgcatcccacgcggcgacaccaaggaccgctggctgatctattgatatgttcgcagaagggtgtcaaagtcggagagacgaagagccactcgtctcttgaagggggttcattggaagtgtttgcatttgttagcctataaagttaaacacaagatttgaatccttgtcttgggtgtctttgagagaactgatcacacacaattcccaacctactcgtcagccagctgacagattatttgggtcgaacgtgttgctgagatgtttttgaagagatacttgtggctgttggagagacttcttgcaTGTTTAGACAGTTCCAtatgccccctctaaggcaaaCGATGGTAACTAATAACTTGACTGCTGCGGAATAATCGCaggttgaaaacaatggtttcgcAGAAAAACCAGACAAAGGCTTACTCCACGGATCATGTGCATCattgtatttcatgtacatgctcaCTTGCGATATCAATTGCCATCTCTAATCCATTACCATTTGCCCTCACAAATTAAAGACCCAAGTCTTGGTCACAGAGACAACAtctacgatgatgttgatggtctcGAAGTGCTGATATAATGTTCCCGGTGTTATTTTTGGTAAGGCgggacttgtttatttttgtgattgatgTGTCTTGCAACCGTTGTACCTtgtatgtcatatcattttagaataatgtatttcaaatctaaacaattattcacttggctccacgatcccgactgcggtgtagcacccgactata
Above is a window of Lineus longissimus chromosome 3, tnLinLong1.2, whole genome shotgun sequence DNA encoding:
- the LOC135484732 gene encoding N-alpha-acetyltransferase 20-like, giving the protein MTTLRPFTCDDMFKFNNINLDPLTETYGLPFYMQYLAHWPEYFTVAEAPGGEIMGYIMGKSEGHPDNWHGHVTALTVAPEYRRLGLAGKLMNILEEVSDRKRCFFVDLFVRVSNNVAVDMYHRLGYSVFRRVIEYYSGETDEDAFDMRKALSRDVDKKSVIPLKHPVRPEDLE